A window from Primulina eburnea isolate SZY01 chromosome 2, ASM2296580v1, whole genome shotgun sequence encodes these proteins:
- the LOC140823636 gene encoding LEAF RUST 10 DISEASE-RESISTANCEUS RECEPTOR-LIKE PROTEIN KINASE-like 2.1 has product MPVRLYEMLQVLGPILQEAFDDGFSIQLSANNDLCERCVISGGVCGYNQDSRSFTCYCIDGPHAFVCNSTRTGNGSRKVISGDHKDQVYNSRGVTWNFYHSYIIPDQNTTQSAQDGQGK; this is encoded by the exons ATGCCTGTCAGGCTTTACGAAATGCTACAAGTTCTTGGACCGATTTTGCAGGAGGCTTTTGATGATGGATTTTCGATACAGTTGTCGGCAAATAATGATCTCTGCGAGAGGTGTGTAATATCAGGTGGAGTGTGTGGGTATAATCAAGATTCCAGGTCCTTCACCTGCTACTGCATCGATGGTCCTCATGCCTTTGTTTGCAATAGCACTCGAACTGGAAATG GGTCGAGAAAAGTAATTTCTGGTGATCACAAAGATCAAGTATATAATTCTAG GGGTGTCACTTGGAATTTCTATCATAGTTATATCATCCCTGATCAAAATACAACGCAATCTGCACAAGACGGACAAGGAAAGTAG
- the LOC140824370 gene encoding glycosyltransferase BC10-like: protein MNLNLFKSYSLFDRLFHLFLLSVGISIGIISALSLKNFFLPIHRTPPPSPLEPPPPHAPPPPPPPPPPPAVALPPPAPQSQNNMRDDELLWRASTVSANIQEFGDGKRVILVPRVAFMFLTPGPLPLAPLWDVFFRGYQGKYSIYVYAHPSYNESSPQDSVFHGTRIPSQPVQWGTISMIDAERRLLANALLDPSNQRFVLLSDSCIPLYNFSTIYDYLINSSHSFLASVDDPRKPGRGRYNRRMWPTITIQQWRKGSQWFELHRELALKLVSDQKYHKVFQDFCLPPCYNDEHYFPTLVNILDLEMMNANRSITRVDWSRGGPHPRRFGWVDVRIELLHWLRFDSECMYNGHTTNVCYLFARKFLPNTLGHLLKIAPSVLGFDT, encoded by the exons ATGAACCTTAATCTTTTCAAATCTTACTCTCTTTTCGACAGATTATTTCATCTCTTTCTCCTATCCGTAGGTATATCGATCGGTATCATCTCCGCTTTATCACTCAAAAACTTCTTCCTCCCCATCCATCGAACACCTCCTCCATCGCCCCTAGAACCTCCGCCACCACATGCACCTCCTCCGCCTCCGCCTCCGCCTCCGCCTCCTGCAGTGGCACTACCACCGCCAGCTCCTCAGAGTCAGAACAACATGAGAGATGATGAATTATTGTGGAGAGCTTCTACAGTTTCGGCAAATATTCAAGAATTCGGAGATGGGAAGAGGGTGATCCTTGTTCCTAGAGTGGCGTTCATGTTTTTAACACCGGGGCCATTGCCTCTCGCTCCATTGTGGGATGTGTTTTTCAGGGGATATCAAGGGAAGTACTCCATTTATGTTTATGCTCATCCTTCTTACAATGAGTCTTCGCCTCAGGATTCTGTTTTTCATGGGACGAGGATTCCTAGCCAG CCAGTCCAATGGGGTACCATATCGATGATTGACGCAGAAAGAAGACTTCTTGCGAATGCTCTACTCGATCCCTCCAACCAAAGATTTGTGCTGCTCTCCGATTCATGCATTCCACTCTACAACTTCTCCACAATCTACGACTACCTAATAAACTCAAGCCATAGTTTCTTGGCATCTGTCGACGACCCTCGAAAGCCTGGCCGTGGCCGATACAACCGCCGAATGTGGCCCACGATCACCATCCAGCAGTGGCGGAAGGGGTCCCAATGGTTCGAGCTCCACCGCGAACTCGCCTTGAAACTCGTATCCGACCAAAAATACCACAAGGTTTTTCAAGATTTTTGCCTCCCACCATGCTACAATGATGAGCACTATTTCCCAACTTTGGTGAACATTCTTGATTTGGAGATGATGAATGCCAATAGGAGCATCACTCGTGTCGATTGGTCTCGGGGCGGGCCTCACCCGAGAAGATTCGGATGGGTTGACGTCAGAATTGAATTGTTGCATTGGCTCCGGTTCGATTCGGAATGCATGTACAATGGACACACCACCAACGTATGCTACCTTTTTGCTAGGAAATTTCTGCCCAACACGTTGGGACACTTGTTAAAGATTGCTCCCTCGGTTCTAGGTTTTGATACTTAA
- the LOC140823638 gene encoding uncharacterized protein codes for MDDSTENTTSSLAIVEKKPQGTGGCVGIFFQLFDWNRRFSKKKLFSKKLLPPVGLKQGSKKNGVDENHSKHRLIADENSGGFPNMKKSGGSTIADLERKHDMRAPGLVARLMGLESMPVLQRQKSKIVQVSGYGSYKPENFVDNEREHEGGILNADIGGSKPELRPQKLQKTSFNERLPLNPFGDETQPFKNVLLKSKKHHPKLPTPVKSPRNLSKKNASKLIGAATRILEPGLQNSRSKSSLTYSNTWHHSPKRESVLDKNCFGQVPEALSSQQEDSAGFSSVALRGHQSCPNCGRCMDNLGSRTCVSEQPLIFNSPPSHCVGLSGQGSGKTKLGEPTFYPQLEDELPEDYPSATAPFTGYERPCVRHKPEKISFSGQVCEPWMDEPLSCSSNHKTQNQNQISRLRNSVPARSKLDSLSRDKVSSSDSSSGTRNFTPLNQSSSGFTRSRSHVAMGNEKFQTERCIENRQNDLVLQGRKRRPNNISRQGENCSGLSSTINKHPYLFPHSISGNDMEANVHSVNRQRSRTELLGIRERRVGSGQRDHTAVSFRFNSPSKPKPGFPAVTKRRVQNDSANGYDSSGLNENDLKKRFEKPLPLCGDALGVLLEQKLKELTCQSDNVGGNEAKKTTAMILQELITALTSEIPFQHDKSPVTSERETSSLGHLSCSKSSTSYQANTVEVKRSVDQLVESDRLSPGSVLEAYSSDMSLSSSQGDTFENWDSLASTNTSNTSKQLVANITNNVSEIFRCLNLANCGLKGTKLDHANDVILNAQLAIGNVAPTGSVVQINFSIKHLLVEDLETLATVLWMNFGCSLGVEDSKEANQLRTFALDSIIEYLDSRFGKYLELGTTLSRQLPLCLNTDTVFSDIVEDVRKWEESSRFAFDDLIEREMSCSATEWTRFGTERFETAVEISRHLLQNLVEEIVVDP; via the exons ATGGATGATAGCACGGAGAATACGACTTCATCTTTGGCTATTGTGGAGAAGAAGCCTCAGGGAACGGGAGGATGCGTGGGCATTTTCTTCCAACTATTTGATTGGAACCGCAGGTTTTCAAAGAAGAAGCTTTTTTCCAAGAAATTGCTTCCTCCAG TTGGGTTGAAACAAGGTTCGAAGAAAAACGGGGTAGATGAGAATCACTCTAAACATAGATTG ATTGCTGATGAGAATAGCGGCGGTTTCCCAAATATGAAGAAGAGCGGTGGATCGACCATTGCTGACCTTGAACGAAAGCATGATATGAGAGCTCCTGGTTTGGTTGCCAGGCTCATGGGTCTGGAATCAATGCCAGTATTGCAGAGGCAGAAGTCAAAAATCGTTCAAGTATCTGGATATGGAAGTTATAAACCAGAGAACTTCGTGGATAATGAGCGTGAACATGAGGGGGGAATTTTGAATGCAGATATAGGTGGAAGTAAGCCCGAGTTGAGGCCTCAAAAGCTTCAAAAGACAAGCTTCAATGAGCGGCTGCCATTGAATCCATTCGGGGATGAGACACAGCCATTTAAGAATGTTTTATTGAAATCGAAAAAGCATCATCCCAAGCTCCCTACTCCAGTCAAAAGTCCCAGAAATCTTTCCAAGAAAAATGCATCTAAGTTGATTGGTGCAGCGACTAGAATTCTGGAACCCGGTTTACAAAACAGCAGGTCTAAATCTTCTCTCACTTACTCCAACACCTGGCACCATTCTCCTAAACGAGAGAGTGTTTTGGACAAAAATTGTTTTGGACAAGTACCAGAAGCGTTATCAAGCCAACAAGAGGATTCCGCCGGATTCTCAAGTGTTGCTTTGAGGGGGCATCAGTCTTGCCCAAACTGTGGCCGTTGTATGGATAATTTGGGTTCTAGAACATGTGTCAGCGAACAGCCACTCATTTTTAACTCACCACCATCCCATTGTGTAGGTCTCTCTGGTCAAGGATCAGGAAAAACTAAACTTGGGGAGCCAACATTTTATCCACAACTAGAAGACGAGTTGCCAGAGGATTACCCATCAGCCACGGCTCCATTCACGGGCTATGAACGACCTTGTGTTAGGCATAAACCAGAGAAAATTTCATTCAGTGGACAGGTGTGTGAGCCTTGGATGGATGAGCCCCTCTCGTGTAGTTCTAACCACAAGACTCAAAACCAAAATCAGATTTCGCGGCTAAGGAATTCAGTCCCTGCCAGGTCAAAACTAGACAGTCTGTCACGTGATAAGGTCTCATCGTCGGATTCCAGCAGTGGGACAAGGAATTTTACTCCATTGAATCAAAGTTCAAGTGGTTTTACTAGGTCGCGATCACATGTTGCAATGGGCAATGAGAAATTTCAAACCGAAAGGTGTATCGAAAACAGACAGAATGATTTGGTTTTACAAGGACGAAAGAGGAGACCTAATAATATCTCTAGACAGGGCGAAAACTGCTCAGGTTTGAGCTCTACCATTAATAAGCACCCTTATCTTTTTCCTCATTCAATCTCTGGGAATGACATGGAAGCAAATGTGCACTCTGTTAACCGCCAAAGAAGTAGAACTGAATTGCTTGGCATACGTGAAAGAAGAGTTGGCAGTGGCCAGAGGGACCATACTGCTGTTTCTTTTCGATTTAATTCTCCATCAAAGCCGAAACCTGGATTTCCTGCAGTTACAAAAAGAAGGGTTCAAAACGATTCTGCTAATGGTTACGATTCATCAGGATTAAATGAAAATGATTTAAAGAAAAGGTTTGAAAAGCCGCTCCCTCTATGTGGAGATGCCTTAGGCGTCCTTCTTGAACAAAAGTTGAAGGAATTGACATGCCAAAGTGACAATGTTGGAGGCAATGAAGCTAAGAAAACCACTGCTATGATTTTGCAGGAGCTAATAACTGCCTTAACCTCGGAAATACCCTTTCAGCATGATAAATCTCCAGTTACGTCCGAGAGGGAAACTAGTTCTCTAGGTCATTTATCATGCTCAAAGTCTTCTACTAGTTATCAG GCTAACACAGTGGAAGTGAAGAGATCGGTCGATCAACTAGTTGAAAGTGACCGCCTAAGTCCGGGATCCGTGCTTGAAGCATATTCTTCTGATATGAGTCTTTCCAGCAGTCAAGGCGATACTTTTG AGAATTGGGATTCTTTGGCCTCCACAAACACATCAAATACAAGTAAACAACTGGTTGCCAATATCACCAACAATGTTTCAGAAATTTTTCGATGCTTGAACCTTGCTAACTGTGGATTGAAAGGTACGAAGCTCGACCATGCGAATGATGTTATCTTGAATGCTCAGTTGGCAATTGGAAATGTAGCTCCTACGGGTTCAGTTgtacaaataaatttttctatcaAACATTTGCTAGTGGAGGATCTCGAAACACTTGCAACCGTTCTTTGGATGAATTTTGGTTGCTCCCTTGGCGTTGAGGATAGTAAAGAGGCGAATCAGCTGCGAACATTTGCGCTGGATTCGATCATAGAGTATCTTGATTCAAGGTTTGGTAAATACCTTGAGCTGGGAACCACACTGTCCCGACAATTGCCACTTTGCCTGAACACTGACACGGTTTTTTCGGACATAGTTGAGGATGTGAGAAAATGGGAGGAATCGAGCAGGTTTGCTTTCGACGATTTGATAGAGAGGGAGATGAGTTGTTCTGCCACGGAATGGACACGATTCGGGACCGAGCGATTCGAGACAGCTGTGGAGATCAGTAGGCACTTGCTTCAAAATTTGGTGGAAGAGATTGTGGTTGATCCTTGA
- the LOC140824371 gene encoding uncharacterized protein, with amino-acid sequence MALEVFPDSPDLVISPRISFSHDLSANNVVPVERYLRSNNSSIDFDFCVFNESFDQNSSSADELFSEGKILPIQIKKPLPPPHPPARTARTPPPVGKHTTLYLETRKPIPESEEKHRSKSSFLGFKCRTSLNGGSGHNGRGLCPLPFLSRSKSTSSNTNVERPSNMKQSLVRSSSCSQQKLPLKKSNHASYCYGVKIHPVLNVPPANLFGLGSIFNKSGTNKRNKK; translated from the coding sequence ATGGCGCTCGAAGTTTTCCCCGACAGCCCCGACCTGGTAATAAGTCCCCGGATCTCATTTTCACACGATCTCTCAGCAAACAACGTAGTACCCGTCGAACGATACCTTCGATCAAACAATTCCAGCATCGATTTCGATTTCTGCGTCTTCAACGAAAGCTTCGACCAGAATTCCTCCTCCGCCGACGAGCTTTTCTCCGAAGGAAAAATCCTTCCCATCCAAATCAAGAAACCACTGCCTCCACCTCATCCTCCGGCGAGGACAGCCAGGACGCCGCCGCCTGTCGGCAAGCACACAACTCTCTACTTGGAAACAAGAAAACCCATCCCGGAATCTGAAGAGAAACACAGAAGCAAATCATCGTTCTTGGGGTTCAAGTGCCGCACAAGTTTGAACGGCGGTAGCGGGCACAACGGGCGGGGTTTGTGCCCGTTGCCGTTCCTGTCTCGAAGCAAGTCGACAAGCTCCAATACTAACGTTGAACGACCGAGTAATATGAAGCAGAGCTTGGTCAGATCATCGTCTTGTAGCCAGCAGAAGCTGCCATTGAAGAAGAGTAACCATGCTTCGTATTGCTATGGTGTTAAAATCCATCCTGTCCTGAACGTTCCTCCGGCGAATCTCTTTGGTTTGGGTTCAATCTTTAATAAAAGTGGCACCAATAAGAGGAATAAAAAGTGA